Proteins encoded by one window of Lathyrus oleraceus cultivar Zhongwan6 chromosome 1, CAAS_Psat_ZW6_1.0, whole genome shotgun sequence:
- the LOC127109507 gene encoding leucine-rich repeat extensin-like protein 3 — protein sequence MGTSQRTTLVNTVCCLIIVLFSLTVTVVVGDLITDQKNLTAKSKDEVKCTPCGEVSSPPPPSPPPPSPPPASTSNCPPPPSPPSSGGGGGGSNYYSPPPPSTYYYSSPPPPATSTGGGGTGGLYYYPPPNGGTGNGNYPTPPPPNPIVPYFPFYYHTPPPSAAAPPLFKGSVMLCAVSFLVLF from the coding sequence ATGGGAACATCTCAAAGAACAACATTAGTAAACACTGTGTGTTGTTTAATTATTGTGTTGTTTTCTCTCACTGTTACTGTTGTGGTTGGTGATTTAATAACAGATCAGAAGAATCTTACAGCTAAATCTAAAGATGAAGTGAAGTGCACGCCGTGTGGTGAAGTTTCGTCGCCGCCGCCACCTTCTCCTCCTCCGCCGTCTCCGCCTCCAGCTTCCACGAGTAACTGTCCTCCGCCTCCTTCTCCTCCGAGCTCCggcggtggtggtggtggttcAAATTATTACTCTCCACCGCCGCCGTCTACTTATTACTACTCATCTCCACCACCACCGGCGACGTCCACCGGAGGAGGTGGAACAGGTGGTTTGTATTATTATCCTCCGCCGAATGGTGGGACTGGGAACGGGAACTATCCTACTCCGCCGCCTCCAAATCCAATTGTACCGTACTTTCCTTTCTACTACCACACTCCGCCACCTTCCGCGGCGGCGCCTCCACTATTTAAGGGATCCGTAATGCTCTGCGCCGTGTCGTTTCTGGTGTTGTTTTGA